gtctcccgttccaggccaatgggggctgcgggaagcggcgtgggccgagggatgtgctggttgctgcttcccgcagccccattggcctggaacggcgaaccgcagccagtgggagctgatgTAAATAAACTGCGAAGGAAAACCAACAAATGAGGTTTCCGTTTAACTCTACTATTACTATCATCCACAACTTATATGGCGTCATTCTGTGGAACTATTGTGAAACTTGTTCACAAGGGAACAACTAGTCCTTTCTGTTGGAGGTGCCCAGTAAAGCAAGTcacaaaaataatgtaaagtatCTTGTCCAAGCTCTTgctctttgtatttaaaaaaaataaaatctacaatTTTTCAACTTAAATAGTTGCAGAGGCTGCAATAGCTTAGTAAGTGAAGGCTGGTTCTGGTTGATGCTTGATTGAGGATAAAGAAACTCATACGTGCTGGGGTACAGTGATATTAGTTTCCAGGTCAGGGGTGGCATGGGGGGAGCAGCAAGGCTCCTTTAGTGGAAGTGTGGGGAACCTCTTAATAACTAAGGGCCTTCGGCAGTCTATTGGCACCCAAGCTTGTCCCCTTCACACCTCCTGCAATTGGCATGTGGTACAAGGCTTTTCTTAATTTAGCTTGCTTGAGGGTAGATTAAAACAACTGGGAAATGGGTGCTTAATTCTAGCTTCAACCTTTCTTCATTCAGACAAATAGCAGAGACCTAACTTTCTGGAAGGAGCTGGTATTAAAGTGCCTTGCAGAATACTCATCAAACAAGTGTTCAAAACCAAATGTTCAGAAGCTGAAGTGGATTGTGTCAGGACGTACAGCATGGCAGCTGAAGCATAGCTACTACAGAATCTCACACCTCCCCACAATCCCAGAGACTGGCTCATAACAGGTAACTTTCTTCAGCTGCTTTCAACTTGGATTTGTGCACAAACAGGAATCCTTAAACAACTAAAACTTTCTTCATGCTTACTAGAGTGGAGGCGGTTTCTTCAGCCCCCTAGGCACAGCCTAGATATTCAACTTAGCTGTCAAACAAAGCAACTCATCAATTTAATCAACACATTCCAAGTGGCCTGTCAATTCTTGGACACATTCTGCTGACCTTTAGGTGCATCAACACTAATATCTGAGTCTGAAAATACAAACTGGCAACCCTCCTAATGTCTCCTGTAGCAGAGTACCAGTTCTCTCCCATACTGTGGTGTCCGCCACTTGAATCTCACTCACTGAAGTCTGGAGCACAGCTAGATGAGCAGAGCAAGTGGTGGAATGTGACAAAGATGCCAGGTTAACCTGCTTCACATTCTGATGCTTACAACgaaaaaggagaggaagaggagtgtCTATACTTGAGCAGCAGGTCCAATGTATCAATCAGTGCACCAAAATGTATAGTGAAGGTTGATTAGTTCATCCTCCAGACACCAAGTTACTGAAATTGGCTTGCCTGTAACAAGTTTCTGGTTGTCCTAGGACTTCAGGACAAATGTTCCTAACATGAGTACAGGCTATGCAATAAAGATTCTGAGATAATTGTCATAGAAAAGTATACAAAGCTGATGTCAGACAATGATTTTCCTACAAAAATACATACTACTTCCATTGACAGGGTATTTAATGCATTAAGACATTGCTTCCCCTCACACTTCCAAAGGCTCTACAGGAGAAAttcagttacaaacaccagagttaaaaactgaccggtcaaccacacacttcatttggaccTGAAAGTATGCAGTCGGGCAGcagagattgggggtggggaagcaaaTACTGTACGTACAgaattgtgttaaatgtaaactgctaaaaattagtgtttaaaaaaaaaagacaaggtaaggaaactgtttctgtgcttgtttcacttatattaagatggttaaaagcagcatttttcttctgcataaagtttcaaagttgtattaaatACATGTTCAGTTGTGAACtcttgaaagaacaaccataacattttgttcagtatctcaaacctccattcctgaggttgtaactctgaggttctgctgtatctACATAATTTAAACATGGTTAAGCTTAATCTGGCAAAACTAGCCTCTAACTCTGTCCTGTGCATTGACTAGACAAGCTGTTTTCCAACATTGTATTGGAACAGTGCTTGTATCTAACCAATGTATGATAAACCATTCTTGCTGAAACAAACATAAAGGCCTGAAATAAACTTCAGGGGTGGGGAGTCTAAGCAGGacataaattaattattattttagccTATTACCAAACTTTCACTGTTGAGTtgctactttaattttttttttttaaatgaccaccATTAACTGTGTCTTCCCTGGAgtatcctttctccctcccccatcctctttctattttcaaaggcagaaattgTCTTGCTGCACTACAGCTGTACAGCATGTAGCCATTTGTAGTAACAGCTGTTTAGTTGACTTAATGTCTCTTATACTGTCTGCACAGGAATCTTAAAATGGAAAGATGACTATCCTGAAGGCTGGCTTACAGAATTCAGCTGTGGAATTGAAAACTGAAGCCTAAAACATGACCGCTGTTCCAGCATCTGAAGTTCAACTCTTGGAAAACTAAAACATCCAGGTTTCTTTAGTAGACCTTTccagcaaatgcagttgtattgGTGCTGACTACAGGAGTAATAAGTAGTAAAAAGTTCCTAAAGGATGACTGACTAAAACTTGTCTGAATATTGAAATATGCATATGTAACAGTGAAGCATCATAATGCTGTTTTATAGTAGTGAATAGCCTTACACAACTTGGTAGTTAACTGATAGAACAGCTAGTGTAGTTTAACCTTGGTTACTGCAACTGTGGCTGTTTAGTTGGATTACTTAACTTCATGCAATTTGATTCTCCACCTCCTAAAACTTTTGTACTTGAAACATAGGGGGCATAATGTGCTTCAGGACTGCTGAGGCTACCAAATAGTCTCAGACAAATCTCTGATACTGCACTGGACAGATAAGAGACAAGTCAAATGTTTTGTATTGTGtcatgttttctttttgagtaGCCATGTCCTCCTGCACAAGGCATTGGTCCTTTGATGCAGTGCAGTCCACTTACTTTACTTCCAGTGCAGAGTTGACCACTCTAGCTAAGAGGATAAAATACAAATCAGATGCTATGCTGGGAAAGCCTGCAGTTGTTACTCTGCATCATTACTGAACTTAGCCATCCTTCTACCatatttttgtgaaaagtgtaATTTTATGAACTTCGGTGGAGATTGAAAGCCTGGCTTTAACAAGCAAACTGCACCCTATATCAGTTTGCAATGTCAGTAAAACTGCTACTTTGCTATTTCTGTCTAGTCAGTTGCAGAGCCTGacaatagtttttttttccctaaggtCACTTATAGACAAGGGGACAAATTCTGATTATTATGCAGGTGCAGTTTGCATGCCCTCAATAGAAATTGTACCAGTACCACCATAATGTAAGATGACCATCAGCTTTTGTTGCCCAAATAGGAAACTGCATCTATACCTCTAATAGCTTGAGTTCTGAATCAACTCTGCTACTTAGAACACATACAGCTTCATTCCTGGTTTGTCACTAAAACATCTAAACCCTCTGTGTCAATGCTAGCTTTTCAGCAGTAGAGGAAGGTCAAACATATGAGAGCGTACGTTCTAAAGATGTTCATAAATGGGATGCCTAAGAGCAAGTAAAGCTGCAGGGTTGTAGGCCATGAAATGAATGGCTGAAGCTGGGATGTAGGCAGTGACTTCTGAATGTTCCACATCACATTGCATGAGAACATCTTACTGGTCAATCATTAATAACTCCTGCATGCACTCTTAACTTATTTGGGCAATGAGAGAAAAGAACTGTGAATAGTTAAATAAAATGTGGGGCTGGTAcacaaacattgattttttttttttaaagtcgaGCATTGATTTTGGGGAAACACTCCTCACCTTCCTTCTAATGTAGTAAAAGCATAGTTAAACTCCCTACAGAGCACTTTAAACTAAAGGGGGGGAAATTCTACTGTGAACTTATAGACAAATGTTGATGCTAGCCTTGAATGTGCAGATAGGTATGCTGTATGTAGTTACTACTAACTGCTGACTGGTGAAAGGGGCAAGGGAAGCAAAGGATAGTACATGCTATGCAAGTTGAATGCAACTGCTGAAGATGCACTGttcccttcttagcagaagtaaCATTGTCTCAATTTCATTAAAGAATGTACCTTTCAATAAAACTTATTGAAATGCAGGTATCAGTAATTGTCCTTTTGACACTTTTCCCACTACCTATTACAAAACTGTTTCTTTACTAGTCTGTGAACAGTAATAAACTTCCCAAATAAATGCTCTCGTGAAAGTATACTTAAACTGTAAGTGCTAAGAGTTATTATAGAGATCTCATTGTCATCTATCTTAAAACAGTGGTCAACTTATTGTCTAaggaaaaagattattttttatatGTGACATctaagactaaacaaacctagcAAGATTTATTTGATGTATAGATGAGTAGGGTTGGTTTTCACTTCCTCTCTAGTTTGACTTTAAATGTCAAAGCAGGAGACAAATATCTGAAATAGACTATCCTGACTTTTTCTAAAGGATTGCTCTACCTGAAATATAGAGTATAGTAAAGTCCACAGTAGTTGCACCACCACTATTTACTAGTAGGCTACATGTAGCctacacccttttttttttttttttttttttttttttttgggagacCTTAGATACCTTCTATGTGGATACTCCAATTTTGAACAGGAGGCTTGGTATTGGCACCAGTTTCTATAGCAAATAAAATTAGTGTAGGAGGGCTTTATTGTAGCCCTAAACAAAGTATTATAGTGGCCTTCTTACATAAGCAGTTCTTGAGAAAGGACTCTTAAGTGTCCATTACATACCTTTGCTAATGTTTTTACAATTGATTTTGAAGAGTTGACTAAGCAGTTACTtctccctcagctgcaggggTGATTTCTTGGCTAGAACTGTACAACATGAAAACCTAAATGAAGCTGTTAGATAACTATGCTCCTATCCAGAAAGCTCACATTACCTCTTGGCTTTATGTCTGAGGCATCTGGAAAAAGTGAAAGGGATTTGAACTCAAGTGAAATCATATCCTACATGCACCACACCATCTCCTCCTTATGAACCCTAGACTTGTATGGATCTGACTACAGTAGAAACCACTTTTAGGCAATAACTGGAAGCAGATGGTAACAGGGCCTCCTTCCACTACTTAAAAAAAGTCTTGTTCCCTAACTTCAAGATACATAATCATAGCTAACtggctttttcctcctctgtgtTTGGTACAGTTCTAAACAGTTGCGGCTTAGATGTAGGTTTGCTGAAAGTTTTGCCATCTcccatttatattgcagtaagaTGCTCATCTTGGCCTGTCTTTGCAGAACTCTCCCAAACCATCACAGGGCACCAAATCCAGAGCCTGGACTGCATAGGAATGTTTGCTGTAAGGGTATAAGTTGTCAAACTCAGGCTGTGGAGAATacagaattccatttttaatgATGGTCTAGGCTATAAAATTATCATAGTACCCAGGAATCCTACTTAATACTACTGCTATAAATAGGTAGTTTGCATAAACTCTTTACATATTAACTAAACTTTTGGTTAACTTGTTTGTACAGTTCCATTGTGGAATTCACTATCATCACTTGCTAGCACAAAACGTTCACCTCACAGCCCAGATACTTTTTGCCCTTCAGTTTGCCTCCTTTCCAATCCTCTCTTTCCTTGCCTTGGGTTTGTCCATACAGCCATACTCAATTTTCATCCTCATGCTATTTGTCAGAAATAAAAACTAGTTATCTGTACATTTTTAGAGTCTCAGCCTTTGGATTAATGCACTAGTGAAATTAGTGGGAATGTGAGATATCTACCCTCTTCTCTGTAATAATGGCTCAGAAGTCTGAACCTGTTCTATAAAATGAAAAAGATTCTACAGAAAATGAATACTAGCCTAGTGGATCAGGTAGCAGCTGACCTACATACTGGGAGGTTTGATATGGTTTCAGGGAGTGTTACAAGAATGTAGCTTTACTATATTTGCTCCTAGGTGTAATGGAAGGTATTGTCAGTATTTTACACATGGATTAGGTTCTTGCACCCTACAACAGCTATGGAGGTAGAAAGGAAGAAGTGAGTGATCAGCTGACAGTCTTAATTAAACCTTAGATTTTAGTGGATTGGTGGCTACTGGCAGATCATTGTCAATGAAGAAACCTCTATTCTGGAATTCACAGCTGGAACTGGTCTATCTGTAAACATGCATAACAGTGCAAAGCATTATGCAGGCTTCTTACTCTTTTAGATTGGGAGATGATTTGGCTTTTGTAATTGTATATGTTGGACATATACTCAGTCTCTGCTGGCTACATTAAGAATTAAAAGAGGCAAGTCTTAGAATATGTAACTTTCATATAAAACACAATACTAAGTAGTCAAGCACCAGCCAAAACCTGtaattaaaatttatatttttcttaaattcgaACTACACTAAGTAGGGACAATAGAAATGCATAACTGCACATTTATTTTCTTGCACAATGAATGTAAGTCTACATTTTGTTCAGTGTGTTAGGAAGAGGTACATTATGGTAGCTCTCACATGGGAACagttttttaaattctaaaaagAGTTTTAACTTCTAAGTACACAGAATTGCATCCTACAGGCAAAGTATTCCACCCTTTCAGAAACCAAAACCTCTTCTCCCACAAAGAATATTAAATTACTATACTTTAAGTAGACCTACAAGTACTAGAACTCAGGCTTCAACCTAAACCTTTTGACATTCTGCTACCACGCTGTTTGTCCCTCAGCAACATTTGGCACAACACTAAAATGTCAAACCTTATTTTCTGCACCTGAGAGTAATATTCTTGTTTCTGCCACTGCGTTTTAAAATTGAATGTACTAACACACATCAGAGGGCTGCTAACCAAGTGAGAGCTacaaaagtacatttttaaaatttagaaaatatAGGTCTTTCAAAGTTAAGGATAATGGTAGGTGGCTTGCCTGTAGGATTAATTCTCCACAAGAGGATGAATGCTGACATTTATGTAGCATTCTATAACTGTGCCTCTATTTCACTTCATTGTGGAATATTTCCACAAATCCATACTGCTTAAACAGTCATGACACCTTTAAAGTACATTTATCATGTGTGCATATTTTCCATTAATATCAAAATTAGCACACTTAAAAATGAGCCTCTAACTGCTGTTTGTCTTCATCCTACTGAAAGGAATCCTCTGTAAACTATCCACAGAGACAGTATTTGATATTCATTCTGTAGACAGGTGAAGTCTTTTTAGCAATGACATATTCCACTTCTTCAGTTTAACATAGAAtttctctctggttctttggaacACAgctgaaaatttatttttcaagtttGGAAAAGTCTGGTCCCCCTTTGCTGTAGTTCCCAGAAAtttctgctccactgaagtcaaagccaGGATTCTGTACAGAGATAAAAAAGATTCATATAAAGGTTAATATTCAATATATCACTGTATAAATCAAAGTTTATGCTTTCCCAAACTGATAAAAGCAAACACCTTCTGCTTGTTATGTTCCTGGGAATTGGCACAGTTGAAATTCTCCAGGGAGAGAAAAATTTTTGCACACATGCATCAGCAATTACACACAAAGGGAGATTGGGATTCTGGTTGGTGGCTTGCCCAGCTACAGAAGTGAGTTTGCAGGCTGTTGCCATCACAAGTTTAGGAGGCAGCTAGATTTCCATATcaagaaaatctttaaaatgttattagGAAGCGGGGTTAAATATTACAGCTGTTGACTTttacactgtccctttaaattgtTATCTGAAAGGGGAAGTTCCTGCAGTATTGGATAGCTAGTTTTTATAAAAATGCTgctgttttttgttaaataaaaaattgtgCTGATTCAGCACTTGCTAACTGTTAAACTCTATTGCCACAGCTCTGCTGAATTACTAATGCTAGTACACAAAGACGGTGAAGTGCTTTAAGTAGTAGTCACAGCACTGGGAAACAAGTTTAGCATGAAATCTACTCAAAATAGAGGGAGAAATTATTTGCTCAGTGAGTTTACTCTCCTTTGTCTTCAAAACTAAGTCTTGACTGTGTGTTCTGTATAAATGTACTCAAGGAGacatgattttgaaaaataaactttaaatacAGATCTGTAATCATTCAGAGAGACTGCCATATACAGGTCCTCTTTCAAGGCTCAATTCTCCTGCTTTTGGGTACTTGCAACTTTCAGTGAAGTCAAATGCCAAGATTCTAAATGAACTATGCATTACTTTCCAAAACTAAtgccttttttcaattttaaaaagttttaggtTCTCTCATATTACAGAATGGCATCCTATAGGCAAAGTTTGGTATCCTCATGAAGATTCAACCCACTGAGTGACAAATCAACCAGAAtgggttaaaataaaatagtaaaaatgGGTTAACTTTCTGTATCTCTGATGAATGTAAAAGAATTTTTCTCAGTTTCATGGCCATAACCTGTGCATAATATGTATAAATAAGAAACAAACGGTAATTAGTGTCCTCTGACTTGCCTCTCTTTGGAATCTCTCCAGTGTAAGTTTCCTCTGCATCTGGTCCTGTACCCAAGGATCAGCAGCATACTCATTTTCTAACAGAGAGGTCCAACAATTTCCAGCATCTCTATTTGTCTTCATTAGAACAATACGTATCAATTTTCTGTCTTCTTCataagaaaaatagaaataaccATTGAACTTCTTAAGTGCTATACTCTTTTTCAGCcaaataaaacattaatatttcAGTGAATTTTCTGGTGAAACTTCATTCTTAAAGGCTATGCAAAAAAGATATTTCATTCACTGAAAATGAAGACAAACTCAGAAGTCCAGACCAATGTGCAACAAGAAAACTTGAAAACTAAGGAAAAGATCCCTTTATTCATATGTTTAAAACATTGTATATACAATATACATATTTCCTCCCTCCAAACTAAGTGGAACCTTTCTAGAGGGACTGACTGATGAAGAAAGATTAATTAtattaatacagtaactcctcacttaacgtcctcctcAGGTTAACGTCGTTACGTCGCTGttctattagagaacatgctcgtttaaagttgagCAATGTTCCCTTATGACATTTGGCcactttgtctactgcttgcaggattctctggaagagcagccgGTCCTCATGGGGGCTCGGAACCATGGTGGGTCGGCAGCCCCCACCATCAGCTTCCCACCACCTcaccagtgcctcccacccgtggatcagcacctccctctctctgcctccccgcacctcctgccccctgcaatcagctgttttgcaggagtggggggggggatgggaaggagtGAGGACACAGCGtgctcgggggaaggggtggagtgggagcagacaggcggggtgtggccttgggggaaggggtggagtgagggcaggcctggggcagagcaccCCTGGgcaaagttggcacctgtgcttGTACCTGAGTTGCAaagggggaagctgccgctgctgctacTCAAGGCGCTTCCTAGCCTAAAGtggcaccttcagcctccttgcccaCCTCATTGTCtacagcgggctgtgcctgtgtgggtaAGGCAGGGGCCCCTCCCTATTACTGTATGTTTGTAAACACACTCTACGTGCACACTACCCCCCAGTGATTCATCATCGTTTTACAGCCCAACCATCGCCCTCCTCCCTGCTTGGGAATAGGGCGCTACACCAACTGCTTGCGGAAGCTCCGCCCAAGGCCACCAGCCACCTGCAAACTCTTCCTTGCTGTGTTGCGCCTGAATACACAACATTCCAttcgctccccccctcccccacacacacacacttttgcaggAAGGGGGTAAGAACACAGGGTGACAGCTGACCCAAAGCAAGCTAATAGCGTTCCAGCGCCTGCTTCACTCTAGCAAGGGGGAAAAGCTGCGTAGGGATGCACAGAGCCTGGCCCTACTCCCATAAAAATCTGTGAAATccatgggagatttgccattcatttcaatgccaGCTGCATCTCTCTGCCCCTGCATGCACACAGCAGGGAGGGGCACAGCCCTGCAGCAGAGGTTATTTTCCTCCTCTTACAACAGTCACAGCTACATTGGCTGCAATGCTGCCCTGGTGCTGAGTACATGGTTACTATAGGAGGTACAGCAGGGCCAGTTTTTCCAGAGCACCCTGGAAGATAGGCCTTTGGTTCCTCCAGCAGGGCTCCTGTGAAAATAAGAACCTGCAATGAAACTGACTCCATAACTAGTCCTAGCCTAAACCCACAGGGCTTCCAGTAGGGGAGCAGATTACCATGGAGAATGACATGGGTTTTCCAAATTCTTTCCCTTTCAATAGCTGATTGATGCTGCATGATCCCAACCACTCCAGGCTGAAGGGAACAAAGAGTAGCACATGCATGCACCATCCAGAGGAGTATCACCCAGCATCATGAGTCAAAAACATTCAGCAAGTGATAGTGGAGTGCCTAGCAATACCACTAGCAGTAAGCAAACCAGGAAAACAATTAGTCTGGGTACTAAATTAGACACTAAGGCATTTTGATGCAGGCGAGCATGCGGTAGACATTGGCATCGCTCTAGGTCGTACTCCGACCACTGTGAGAATAATACGGAGTAATGCCGACAAGATCAAGGCTAGTGCTCGGTGTGTAACACCACTTAGTGCTACTACAATTAAGTCGATCAAGAAGTAGTTTGCCGGAAAATCACGGAGTGTCTTCTCTCAATGTGGATAGAGGACCAAAACTAAGTTTGCTACTAATACAAGCTAAGGCAAAAAAGTTTGTATGTCAATTTGAAGAGAGACCAAGGCGAAGGATCACAGAAAGAGATGTTCATGGCAAGTCGAGGATGGTTTGATTGGTTCAAGAGGCGTTTCCACCTGCATAACATCACAATGTCTGGTGAGGCAGCTAGTGCCAATATTGCAGCAGCTAAAAAATTCCCGGACTATCTCAAGAAAATAATTGAAGAAGGCGGCTATTCCCCTAAGCAAGTCTTCAATGTCGATGAAACGGGCCTCTACTGGAAGCGAATGCCTAAGCTGACTTACATTTCCCGAGAGGAGAAGACAGTGCCcggatttaaagcagctaaagacCACATAACCTTGCTTTTAGGTGGTAATGCTGCCAGAGATACGAACATGAAACCGCTGACAGTATACCAATCCGAAACACAACGAGCTCTCAAGGGATTTTCGAAGGAACACCTTCCGGTCATTTGGAAATCCAATAAGAAGGCATGGATAACTGGAGCTATTTTTTCAGAATGGCTGATTGTCTATGCTGTCCCTGCATGGAAGGAATAATGTGCCAAGGAAAATCTTGATTTCAAGTTTTTTATTACTTATTGATAATGCACAGGCTCATCCAATCAACCTGTATGACGTTTTCGCATAGGTCGAAGTTGTCTTTCTGCCACCTAACACCACATCACGCATCCAAACTCATGGACCAAGGAGCCATCACTGCATTTAAGGCGTATTACTCAGGCCGTACTTTCAACCAGTTCATCAGAGGCATCGACGGGGAAGGCAAACCTACGATTCGGGAATATTGGCATGACTACAACATCCTCAAGTGCTTCAAAAACATCGGTGAGTCCTGGGCCTAAGTTACTCAGGCATGCATGAATAGTGTGTGGGGGAAGTTGTAGCCCGAATGTTTCAATGActtaaaaggatttaaagatgtTGTCCCCGCTATCCTTGGCTTGGCCAAGAAAGCAGGTTTTGATGAGGTGGAAAACGCCGACGTTATACAACTTCTGCTCACACAGAGAAGAGCTAAACAACGAAGATCTAATGCAACTAGAGGTGATGAGAGCAATGGAAGAAGAGGGCCAAGAAGTAAAAAGAACCAATCCATCAAAATTTGACTGCCAAACATCTTTCTGAAGCTTTCCAAATGATTGAAGCTGGCTTGCAAATTCTTAGTGATGACGATCGTGACAAGGAATGCAGCTCTGAAGTGATTAGTAATGACTTGCTATAAAGAAatttaccaagaaaaaaaataaaaaaggaaaacaaaacaacaatctCTAAATGTGCGTTTTCGAGTTGGGAAAGTTCAGCAAGAACAGCAGCTAGATGATCCACCCTCTTACTCGACCATCTCAACCAAGcatcacaatcatcattgctaagtatagtattaaattgcttgttaaaaatagcttaaaatttatactgtatgtgtatataatgtcttttgtctagcaaaaaaaatttccctggaacctaacctaacctatttacattaattcttatggggaaattggatttgcttaaagtcacatttttcaggaacataactagaattttaagtgaggagttactgtaagtgCATCTTGGCTAAGGGAAAACAGTGAAGCTGAGGTCACGGTAACAACTTTCAAAATGGTCAATACTAATGAGGGCAAGGAATTACTTTGGACAGCATACTGAGATATAAcaaagtaatgggatgaaattaagaaaaggaaaatttaggctgaatgtcaagggggaaaaaatctggacGACAGTCTTTTAGTGAGGCCTGTTTGCTCACGACTTTTACAACTAGACGAATGGAACCTGCACTCTAAAGTATACTAatgggaacaatcctgcattggcaggaaaTGGACTAGGTGACTTAATACAGTATTTTCctttcatctctaatttctataattctcactaaaaaaaaaaaaaagacatcattaGGCTGTTTTTGTATTGTGATCCAAGAACTGTATGTTTGAAGAAAACAGATCATGACACAATTATAGTACActttggttcttaaaaataaattaaatgtaatgTGGAGAGAGATTTGAACACACACAGACATTTAACTgtctttcaaaatttcatttaaaagaagcAGATAGTTACCTAATGTCCATGTCCCTTCATCAGCTATTGTGCAGTCAAAGAGTTTACCCTGAAAAAGACATTTACAAAGTTATGTAAAATGGAAGTTTCTCAAAATCTGATTGATATTGAATCTCAAAACATTACTCCCAGTTTATACAGAAGTTTGAAAACTTCCTATGGTTTAAAAAGTAACTATGGGCAACCTGGCACTGAAAAGCTCCAATGATTATTATACCTAAGAAAGtaagtaaaaataattattaaaaataattgc
This DNA window, taken from Trachemys scripta elegans isolate TJP31775 chromosome 8, CAS_Tse_1.0, whole genome shotgun sequence, encodes the following:
- the NUDCD2 gene encoding nudC domain-containing protein 2; the protein is MSGPFEERSGVVPCATPWGCWYQTLEEVFIEVQVPPGTRAKDIQCSLQSRHLALAVRGQEVLKGKLFDCTIADEGTWTLEDRKLIRIVLMKTNRDAGNCWTSLLENEYAADPWVQDQMQRKLTLERFQRENPGFDFSGAEISGNYSKGGPDFSKLEK